Genomic window (Wenzhouxiangella marina):
GTGCGAAGCCCGGATCCAGGGCGATGGCCTGAGCCACCCATTCAGCCGCCAGTTCGATGCGGGCCTCGCCCAGCAATTCCGCGGCGCGATTGTTGTAGAAATGCGCCAGCATGCGCTCGTCGCTGACCCGCCTGCCTCGGTAGGGCGAGGCCAGGCGCTGCGAGCGCAGGAAATCGGGGTCGAAGTCCACGGTCTTGCGGCTGCCCGGCGTTTCCACGCCGACGTTGACGTGCCCCACGTCGAAGATCAGGTCCTCGTCCTGACGCCAGGCCAGGGGCACGCGAACCTCCCGGGCATGGGCCTCGATGCCGAGGGCGCGAGCGGCACTGATGAACAGCAGGGTGAAACTCAGGCAATTCCCGCGCGCCTGAAACACGGTCTCGCGGACGCTGAAGGTAGGGCTGGCTTGATACTGGAAACCGAAACCGCCCTGTTCGGAGATGAACTCGACCAGCAAGTCGACACGTCGCTCGGGACTGAGGGCCACGCCAGCAATCTCGGTCTGCAGACGCTCGACCATCTCGGGGGGCAGGCGCAGGATCTCGTCGGCAGAAGGGGGGGAAGCGGCCAGCGAAGTCCGTGCCAGGCCGAGCAGCAAGCAGAGCATCAGTAGTGGGCAAACGATCCTCTTCATGACTGCAGTCTACTCCAGCGTCGACGAGGCTTGTTGACGCTGGCGAATGGCATGACCGGGGATCAGCTCACACAAGGCGGGCCGACCCACGATCATTCTGCTGTCGTGGGCCGTGCAGCCCGGAAGAACAGGGCGGCGGAGATGAGCCAGGCCGCGATGAACAGGCCGTTGAGAATCACGGTCTTGAGGACATCGCCGGGAACAGCGGCGATGCCGATGGCCAGCAACACGAACTGAGTTGCCGCCACCGCCAGCATCGTGCGAGCCATGCCGACCGGTCGCAGACGGCTGGCCAGTGCGCCCAGCAGACCCATGGCAAAGATGGCCAGAAACCAGGCGTTGGCAGGATGGTCTTCAGCCCCCAGGATGCCGACGGCCAGATTGATCCAGAGCAGCAGCAGAGCGCTCGACAGGACCAGCACCCAGGCCAGCGCATAGCGGAGATCCTTGAACCGGGTCAAGGTCAGCTCCATGGCGAGCCCGGTCCCGCCGAGCATCAGCGCCGCCGCCAGGAAGTCCCGGCCCGTCCAGTTCACCTCATCGGTGAAGCGCATGGCGATCAGGGGCAGGATGAGCAGCAGGCCCGCCAGGGACCAGCCAACGGGCCGCCACGGGAATCGACCCAGTCGCTCCATCGTCGAGACCGATTGATCCATGTCCACACTCCTTCGAGCCTTCCACATTGTCCGAGGATAGTCTGCCCGGGATTCCTGGCACAGCACTGACCGGAAAATGGCAATTCGCAGGCAGATCCAGCCCAGGGACCGGCAATCGAAGCGGCTGAACGGTTGGACCTGAGAACGCGGCCGCCAGGCTCAGAACAGTCGCAGGCCTTCGCGCTCGATCCTCCTGGCCTGCGACTTGAGCTGACCCATTCTGGGAATCAGCAGGAAGTCCAGATCGACGTTCATCTCGGCCACGACCTGCTCGGCCCATGAATTCGGTTTGGGCAGCAGACCCCTGGGCGTGATCGAGATGACGTAGACCGGCACATCCGGAGCACTCGAGACCCACTTCTCCGCGATAAAGGCGTGCTTGATGCCGCCGATGGCCTTGAGCTGATCGGCGATGTCATCGAGCTGGTCGCGGCCGAGCCCGCGCGGCGCCTGCAAGGTGTCCGATTCGAGAAGGACCGTGCGTTCGAACTGCGCCTGCTGGAAGCGATCGTAGGCCTGATCGGTCTTGTCCTGCCAGACGGCGACCTCGGCGTTCTGCCCTTCGCGACGGTAGAGATCCTGAAGCGTCAGGCAGGCATCGAAGCCGTAGATGGCGTGTTCGGAAACGCGCCCGAGATGATCGATCGCGCGGGTCGCGTCGGCGTCGACCAGCAATCGTCCCAGGGCGAGATTGGCCACGGGCTGATCCGGCGCCCTGGCGAGCACCTGCTCGTAGAGCGCCAGGGCCGCCTCCGGCGCGACGGCCACCTCGGTCAACTGCGCTTTCTTCAGCAGCTCGGAAAGCTTCGGATCGTCCGACATCGTCGCGCCCAGACGCTCGAGCTCCTTGCGCGCCGCTTCGGCCCGCTCGAAGCTCTCCTGCCAGGGGACAGCATTCTCCTCGACCCAGAGGCGGTCGAGAATGTCGAGCGCCGGCGGCAGAAAATCGCCCAGCCAACCCACCGCGGCGCTGTCGCCCTGTCGGCCGGCAAAGCGGGGGCGATGGCGCACGGCGGCCAGGCGATCGGACAGGCTCGGATGCGTATCCGCATAATCGGTCGGCAAGCGCATCTGTCGTTCGACGATGGTGTCGACACGGGCCTGCTCCGGGCGTTCCTCATGGAAGAACGCCTCGAGCTTCGAGAAGGCATGCGCCTCGGGCTCGGATTCCCGGGAGGCCCGGTCGATCAGCGGCTGCCAGTAATCGCTCGAGGACCAGTCGGCCAGCACCTCGGTCGCCACCAGGGCCTCGGCCAGGGCCTGCGGTGATGCATAGTCCGCGCCGACGGCATCGGCCTCGAACTCGTTCTGCCGGGCCAGCGGGAAGCTCAACGCATCGAAGGCCGGCGTGTACCAGTCGAAGAACTTCCGGAAGACCGAGATCGCCCAGCCCTCCATGCGGTCGAAACCGGTCATGACCCGATACCAGCTCATCCGGACGCGGTAGATCCAGTTGCCGAAGCGGGCGTGATTCCTGGCCAGATGGCCGGCCTCGTGGGCCAGGATGGCGCGCATCTGATCGGGCGACAGGGCCAGCAGCATGGGCATGCCGAGCATCAGGACGTTTCTTGGCCAGCCAAGCACGCCGAGGCGTGGAATCTGCATGATGCCGGCGTTGAATTCCGGCGTCAGGATCACCTCGTGCAGCCTGGGCAATTTCAAGTGCCGCGACAGCCGGTCGAGCTCTTCGAACAGCACCGGCGCCTGCCGCGCGGTCACGAGCGCGCCGGAGGGGCGGTCGAAGGGCACGCTCAGGGCCCGGAACAGGACCCAGGCCAGGATCGGTAGCAGGAAGATGATCTTCGAGGCCAGCAGAAAGCCGATGAAAGCCGGAGCGACGAACATCAGGACCACACAGGCCAGGAACAGCAGCAGACTCAGGCCGATCAGGCCCCAGATCACGCCATAGCCCAGGCCCGCCATCAGCGCCACGCGCAACAGATAGCGCTGTGGCGAGGCCTGAAGCTGGTGCTCGGCCCGTTCGACCCGGCGCTCGAAATCCCGACGACGATCCGCCGTGCTCTGCATCACCCTGCCCCTGACATCCGATCGTGAAGCGTGACGGTCGGCCATCGCGACCGCCGAAGAATCTCGATCATAAACCGAAGCCCGGTACGACCGCGGTCAGAGCCAGTCGCGTCGGCCCAGCCACCAGCAACCGATCAGAAGCAGCAGCACGCCGCCCACGGATCCGGTGACGATGGCCTGAAACGCCCGCTCAGGCGCGCTGGCCAGCACATTCGTCGGCAACAACCAGGGAAAGTAGATGCCCAGGCGAGCCGAGGTCGCCACCACGGCAAAGAAGGTGCCCGAGATCCCCAGCACCACCGGCACGGCGAAGCTGGAGAAGCGGAACGCGACGATGAACTGGATCGCCAGCACGAACAGACCCGCCAGCCACATCTTGCTCATCAGAGCGGCCAGCAGGCCGATCGGCAACGGCCCCTGGAGTGCCTGATCCGGCAGCAGCCAACCGCCCAGCAGCCCCCCAGCGAGAATGGCCAGGCCGACCAGCAGACTGATCACCGCCATGAGCAGGGCCGCGAGCAGGGCCTTGGCCTGGAAGACCCTGGCTTTGGGCAACGGCAGGGTCAGCGACCAGGACCAGGCGCGCGGGCCGTGCTCGACCTGCGCCATCAGCGCCGTGAGCGCGGTGACCGCCATCGGCAACAGAAAGTAGGCCCAGATGGCAGCGCCACTCATCGCGACGCGTTCCCAGGCACCCGGCGAATTGCCGCTCAGAATCGTCGCCAGCAGCATGACGAAGATCATCCCGGGCACGGCAAGGACCAGCAGCGACACCAGGGAATGGCGGAGCTTGAGCGCCTCGACCCGGGTCAGACGGAGCATCATGCCGAGACCCGGCTTGCCTGGGCCTCATCGGCCAGGGGGGCCGATGCATCGGCCAGGCGTGTCTGGTCGAGAAAGACCGACTCCAGGGTCGGCCGCTCCATGCGCAAGCCGCTGACCGCGCAGCCCTGAGCCACCAGACGACGATTCAGGGCGGCCAGCTCCCAGGCGTCGAGATCGACCCTGGCCCGAACCTCGGAAGCGCAGGTCCGGGTCGTCCAACCCAGCTCCGACAGGACGGCCTCGACGCGATCCGGCGCCAGGCTGTCCACCACCAGCGTGGGAGGCACACAGGACTTGAGGGACTCGATCCGACCCTGAAACACCAGGCGGCCACGGTGGATCAGCGCGCAATGCTCGGCCGTCTGCTCGATTTCCGACAGCAGATGGCTCGACATCAGGATCGTCGCGCCGAACCGTTCCGGCAGCTCGCGGATCAGCCGGCGCATGTCTGCGATTCCGGCCGGGTCCAGGCCATTGGTCGGCTCGTCCAGAATCAGCAGGCGGGGTCGGCCGAGCAGCGAGCGAGCCAGGGCCAGGCGCTGGCGCATGCCCAGGGAATAGTGGCCGATGCGGCGATCCGCGGCTTCGCTGAGCTGCAGCAGGTCCAGTAGCTCAGGGATGGCCTTCCTGTCGCAATCCAGCGCCAGCGCGGCCAGCTCGAGCATGTCGCGGCCGCTGAGATTCGGGTAGAGCGCGGGCGTTTCGACGATGGCACCGACGCCGTTCAGGGCCTGCTCGCGTTGCCGCAGCAGATCAAGCCCATTGATCCGGATCGAGCCCCTGCTCGGTCGGACCAGACCCAGCAGCATGCGGATGGTCGTGGTCTTCCCTGCGCCGTTCGGGCCGAGAAAACCGAACACGCTGCCCTCGGGCACGCGGAGGTCGATGGCGTCGACGGCGCGCTGGCCGGCGAAGTCGCGACCGAGTTGGCGGGTTTCGATCGAATAGGACATGGCTGCTAACTGACGGGCTTCCAGACGAGCGATTCAGGCTAGTGCCGGGGATGCCGCCCCACCAGTGCCAGAAGTCCATCCGATTGCCGCCATCGAGCCCTGGACTCAGGCCAGCATCGAGCCACTCCCCTGGCCATGCATGATGCTTATTCCACCACCACCCGATCGCGCCCGGCATCCTTGGCCTCGAAGACGCGGCGGTCGGCGGCGGCGAACAGATCCGTGGCCGCCCGGCCATCGACCCCGTACTCGGACACCCCCGCGCTGATGGTCACGGCCACGGCCTGCGATCCGATCCGGACCGGCGTCGACCGAATGGAGGCCGCGATGCGCTCGGCCAGCCGACCGGCCGCCCGGGCATCTAGACCGGGCACGATCATGGCCAGTTCCTCACCGCCCCAGCGCGCGACGAAGTCCTCCTCGCGCTGCGCCGCACGAATCAGTGCGGCGACGTGTTTCAGCGCCTCATCACCGGCGTGATGCCCGTGGGTATCGTTGAAATCCTTGAAGTGATCGAGATCCATCAGCACCAGGGACAGGGCCTGACCCTGGCCCCGGGCCTGATCCATCGCGCGCATCAAGCGCTGGTTGAAATAGGCCCGCGTCGCCAGGCCGGTCAGTGGATCGAAGCCAGAGGCCCGCATCAAGCTGCGCGTTCGATTGACCACGCCCATGGCCAGGGCGGAGGCCGCGAGCATCAGCACCACTCGGGCCGTCTGGATGATCGCGTCATAGGTCGTGAAGTGCGTTTCGAACCAGTTGACCAGCAGGACCAGCAGCACCGCGTACTCGACCACCGCCAGCAGGCCCATATAGAGGCACAGGCGCGTGTCGAAGCGCAGGCAGCTGGTCATGATCACCAGCAGGATCACCGCCCAGCCGGCCTGGCTGTGCAGCACGATCTCGGCCCTGCCCGCCATGGCGATGGCGAACAGGGTCAGCAGGATGATCGTGAGGTCGACGGTGCCGGTGACAAAGCCGATCGCCGTGCCGGCCGGTCGTTCGCGCAGGCGCCAGAGGACGATCAGAGCGAAGACCATCGCCGTGCCCGCCCCCGCCGCCGAGATCAGGATTTCCGGCGGCGCCTGCCAGCCCCGCGAAACCAGCCCACCCACCGGCGCCATGCCGATCGCGAACCAGAAGGCCAGGCGCGTCCAGGCCACCAGACGCTCGCCACCGGCGCCGGCCTGGATCAGGGCCGGGTCCGGAGGCTCGAAGAAATTCTGGATCGACAGCAGGGCGCGCTTCATGCGGCCAGTATAGGCCCGGAACCCCCCTCAGCCATCGTGCAGAGGGTCGCCATGACCTATGGCCCTGGCGGACGGACGCCTTGCCGGTGAGACTGGACACACACTCCATTCAGACGACAAAGTCAAGGGGATGACCTATGCGAAGCTCGACCATGGGAACCAGACTGACGATCGCTTCGGTGCTCCTGTTCAGCACCCAAGCCCTCCTGGCCATGCAGGCATCGGACCCGGTCCTCACCGAGTTCCAGTCGGCCGAGGGCTTCGAATTCAGCGCCGAGGCAATGGCGCGCATCGATGAGATTCTGGACCGCACGCATGCAAGAGTTGCCGAGGATTTCCCCGCCCTGACCGCACCGGTCTCGGTCACCGTGGTGCCGGTGGACCGGCCAGCCCTGAACGCCCTCGGCGGCGTGACCGGCCGCGCCGACCGGCCCGATCAGCTGCTGATCGAAATCTCCTGGACCTATCCCGAGGGCGTGATCGCGGCCGTCGAGGGCGAGCTGGCCAGCACCTTTGCCCATGAACTGCACCACACGGTGCGCGGCTGGGTGATGGAAGGCAACCATTACGGCTACGGAATCCAGATCGCCGCCATCAACGAAGGCCTGGCCACCGTCTATGCCGAAGAACTGTTCGGCCGGACCAAGGCCGCCGATCAGCCACCGGCCGAGGTGGCCGACTGGGCCGAGGAAGTGCTGGCCCTGCCGCGTGCGTCCGACTACGGCCAGTGGATGTTCAGCCACCCTGACGGCCGCGAAGCGATCGGCTACCGTACCGGCCGCTGGGCGGTTCGGCAGGCCATGGCGCGCTCCGGCCTGGACATCGTGGCCCTGACCGAACGCACGCCCGACGCGATCTGGCGCCTGGCCGGCTTCGACTGGGACCGCCAGCTGCGCTGAGCCGCCCCGGCCAGCCCGGCTCCGAGCCACGGCGGGTGATCAAGCGCCCCGCCGCGGTTCGGACCAGGGCAGCGTCTTCAGTCGAGAAACTCCCGTGCCGCTGCCAGCAGCGCGTCGCGCGTGTAGTAGCGACCATCGACGATCACGGCCGACGCGGCTTTCAGCGCCTCGAAGGACGCCACGGGGTCGGCATCGAGGAAGGCCACGTCGGCTTCGAAGCCCGGCGCGATCCGACCGACCCGGTCCAGGCCCATGGTCTCAGCCGCGCGATGGGTGGCCAGGGCGAGCACGTCCCAGGCCGGGATGCCGGCATTCCGATGCAGCTGCATCTCCTTGGCCATCAGCGGCCCCGAGCCATTGCCATCGGTGCCGATCATCAGCGGAATGCCGGCCTCGAACAGTCGACGCGCGAACTCGCGCACCTTGGCCAGGGCCTCGCGGGCCATCTCGAAGTCCTCCGCCTGCCAGAGCGACGCGCCCATGCTCATCAACTGCTCCGTTGCCGCCCAGTTGTCCGGATGCATCGTGGCGAGGTCCGTTTCATCGACCACCGTGGCAAGGGCATCGGCCCGGGCGATCATTTCGTTGACCAGCAGGGTCAGGTTCAGCGCGGTCTGGCGCTCGGCCAGGATGGCGAAGAGCGCCTGCATCTCCGGCGAGTCGAAATCGACGCGGCGGAACCAGTCGGCCAGGTAGACGCTGCCGCGCGGACGCATGGCCTCGAAGGCAGCACGATCCGCCTCCGGCAGCAGATCGGCGCTGGTCGGCAAGGCATGTTCCAGACCGTCGATGCCGGCGTCCAGTGCCGTCGTCCAGCTGACCTGGTCCAAATGGGCGATGGCCTGCAGGCCATGGGCATGGGCGGCCTCGATGCCGGTGCGGAGCTCCTCCTCGCTCAGGCCCACGTAGAGCTTGAAGTAGCGCATGCCCGCCTCGGCCTGGCGTCGGGCTTCGGCGAACCAGGCCTCGCGCGAGTCCGGATGCGCGAAGGCGCTGCCGCCGAAGGGTGAGGGCTGGATGACCCGTCCCGCGTGCAGGGCCGTCGGCCCGGTCCACTCACCGCTGGCGATGTGTTCGTCATAGTGCGCATTGGCCTCCGTGTCGCCGCCGGGGTTGCGGACCGTGGTCACGCCATGGGCCAGGGCCGAGAGGGCGTTGAAGCGGGTGATCTCGTCCACGCTCTCGATGGTGAGGGTCGGCCGACCATCGATCACCTCCAGGCGATGCGGCCCAGCGGTGATGTGCGCGTGCGCATCGATCAGGCCGGGCATGGCGTAGCGCCCGCCCATGTCGCGCGCTTCGGCCTCGAAGCCTGCAGGCAGCGCGCCCTCGCCGAGCGATTGAATGATGCCGTCCTCGACGAGCATCCAGCTGTCCTCGACGATCGCCTGCTCGATTACATCGACGCGGGAAAAGTT
Coding sequences:
- a CDS encoding DUF2268 domain-containing putative Zn-dependent protease (predicted Zn-dependent protease with a strongly conserved HExxH motif); its protein translation is MGTRLTIASVLLFSTQALLAMQASDPVLTEFQSAEGFEFSAEAMARIDEILDRTHARVAEDFPALTAPVSVTVVPVDRPALNALGGVTGRADRPDQLLIEISWTYPEGVIAAVEGELASTFAHELHHTVRGWVMEGNHYGYGIQIAAINEGLATVYAEELFGRTKAADQPPAEVADWAEEVLALPRASDYGQWMFSHPDGREAIGYRTGRWAVRQAMARSGLDIVALTERTPDAIWRLAGFDWDRQLR
- a CDS encoding ABC transporter ATP-binding protein; the encoded protein is MSYSIETRQLGRDFAGQRAVDAIDLRVPEGSVFGFLGPNGAGKTTTIRMLLGLVRPSRGSIRINGLDLLRQREQALNGVGAIVETPALYPNLSGRDMLELAALALDCDRKAIPELLDLLQLSEAADRRIGHYSLGMRQRLALARSLLGRPRLLILDEPTNGLDPAGIADMRRLIRELPERFGATILMSSHLLSEIEQTAEHCALIHRGRLVFQGRIESLKSCVPPTLVVDSLAPDRVEAVLSELGWTTRTCASEVRARVDLDAWELAALNRRLVAQGCAVSGLRMERPTLESVFLDQTRLADASAPLADEAQASRVSA
- a CDS encoding ABC transporter permease, whose protein sequence is MMLRLTRVEALKLRHSLVSLLVLAVPGMIFVMLLATILSGNSPGAWERVAMSGAAIWAYFLLPMAVTALTALMAQVEHGPRAWSWSLTLPLPKARVFQAKALLAALLMAVISLLVGLAILAGGLLGGWLLPDQALQGPLPIGLLAALMSKMWLAGLFVLAIQFIVAFRFSSFAVPVVLGISGTFFAVVATSARLGIYFPWLLPTNVLASAPERAFQAIVTGSVGGVLLLLIGCWWLGRRDWL
- a CDS encoding tetratricopeptide repeat protein, with protein sequence MKRIVCPLLMLCLLLGLARTSLAASPPSADEILRLPPEMVERLQTEIAGVALSPERRVDLLVEFISEQGGFGFQYQASPTFSVRETVFQARGNCLSFTLLFISAARALGIEAHAREVRVPLAWRQDEDLIFDVGHVNVGVETPGSRKTVDFDPDFLRSQRLASPYRGRRVSDERMLAHFYNNRAAELLGEARIELAAEWVAQAIALDPGFAPAYNTAGVIERRLGRPERARAQFQRALELAEDPAPTLFNLVLLERSQGRPRAAEDHARHLTGLRPSDPWFQWALGRFYEDLSELDRARRFHLRAIELNDDEPRFHRSLARVLYELGQEAEAARALARAAGLDASSEASRQQASLDKHKGPD
- a CDS encoding amidohydrolase family protein → MKFTRTATALGVAVFASNSLAEAVLYHNFSRVDVIEQAIVEDSWMLVEDGIIQSLGEGALPAGFEAEARDMGGRYAMPGLIDAHAHITAGPHRLEVIDGRPTLTIESVDEITRFNALSALAHGVTTVRNPGGDTEANAHYDEHIASGEWTGPTALHAGRVIQPSPFGGSAFAHPDSREAWFAEARRQAEAGMRYFKLYVGLSEEELRTGIEAAHAHGLQAIAHLDQVSWTTALDAGIDGLEHALPTSADLLPEADRAAFEAMRPRGSVYLADWFRRVDFDSPEMQALFAILAERQTALNLTLLVNEMIARADALATVVDETDLATMHPDNWAATEQLMSMGASLWQAEDFEMAREALAKVREFARRLFEAGIPLMIGTDGNGSGPLMAKEMQLHRNAGIPAWDVLALATHRAAETMGLDRVGRIAPGFEADVAFLDADPVASFEALKAASAVIVDGRYYTRDALLAAAREFLD
- a CDS encoding GGDEF domain-containing protein gives rise to the protein MKRALLSIQNFFEPPDPALIQAGAGGERLVAWTRLAFWFAIGMAPVGGLVSRGWQAPPEILISAAGAGTAMVFALIVLWRLRERPAGTAIGFVTGTVDLTIILLTLFAIAMAGRAEIVLHSQAGWAVILLVIMTSCLRFDTRLCLYMGLLAVVEYAVLLVLLVNWFETHFTTYDAIIQTARVVLMLAASALAMGVVNRTRSLMRASGFDPLTGLATRAYFNQRLMRAMDQARGQGQALSLVLMDLDHFKDFNDTHGHHAGDEALKHVAALIRAAQREEDFVARWGGEELAMIVPGLDARAAGRLAERIAASIRSTPVRIGSQAVAVTISAGVSEYGVDGRAATDLFAAADRRVFEAKDAGRDRVVVE
- a CDS encoding M48 family metalloprotease — translated: MQSTADRRRDFERRVERAEHQLQASPQRYLLRVALMAGLGYGVIWGLIGLSLLLFLACVVLMFVAPAFIGFLLASKIIFLLPILAWVLFRALSVPFDRPSGALVTARQAPVLFEELDRLSRHLKLPRLHEVILTPEFNAGIMQIPRLGVLGWPRNVLMLGMPMLLALSPDQMRAILAHEAGHLARNHARFGNWIYRVRMSWYRVMTGFDRMEGWAISVFRKFFDWYTPAFDALSFPLARQNEFEADAVGADYASPQALAEALVATEVLADWSSSDYWQPLIDRASRESEPEAHAFSKLEAFFHEERPEQARVDTIVERQMRLPTDYADTHPSLSDRLAAVRHRPRFAGRQGDSAAVGWLGDFLPPALDILDRLWVEENAVPWQESFERAEAARKELERLGATMSDDPKLSELLKKAQLTEVAVAPEAALALYEQVLARAPDQPVANLALGRLLVDADATRAIDHLGRVSEHAIYGFDACLTLQDLYRREGQNAEVAVWQDKTDQAYDRFQQAQFERTVLLESDTLQAPRGLGRDQLDDIADQLKAIGGIKHAFIAEKWVSSAPDVPVYVISITPRGLLPKPNSWAEQVVAEMNVDLDFLLIPRMGQLKSQARRIEREGLRLF